Proteins encoded by one window of Papio anubis isolate 15944 chromosome 7, Panubis1.0, whole genome shotgun sequence:
- the NGRN gene encoding neugrin isoform X2: protein MAVSLSVLLGGRVCAAVARCGFATRGVAGPGPIGREPDPDSDWEPEERELQEVESTLKGQKKAIRFQKIRRQMEAPGAPPRTLTREAMEQIRYLREEFPESWSVPRLAEGFNVSTDVIRRVLRSKFVPTLEQKLKQDQKVLKKAGLAHSLQQLRGAGNTSELLPAGHSVSGSLLMPGREASSKDANHSTALKVIESDTHRTNTPRRWKGRNKEIQHLEESFVPVAVPLGHPRELQKYSSDSESTRRTGSGALPSDQKLEELKAEEPGNFSSKVVQRGREFFDSNGNFLYRI, encoded by the exons ATGGCGGTTTCCCTGAGTGTCTTGCTGGGGGGGCGCGTTTGCGCTGCCGTCGCTCGCTGTGGGTTCGCGACCCGGGGGGTGGCGGGCCCAGGCCCTATCGGCCGGGAGCCGGACCCCGATTCCGACTGGGAGCCGGAGGAACGGGAGCTGCAGGAGGTGGAGAG CACCCTGAAAGGACAGAAAAAAGCAATCCGATTCCAGAAAATTCGGAGGCAAATGGAGGCGCCTGGTGCCCCGCCCAGAACCCTGACTCGGGAAGCCATGGAGCAGATCCG GTATTTACGTGAGGAATTTCCAGAGTCCTGGTCAGTTCCCAGGTTGGCTGAAGGCTTTAATGTCAGCACTGATGTGATCCGAAGAGTTTTAAGAAGCAAGTTTGTACCCACGTTGGAGCAGAAGCTGAAGCAGGATCAAAAAGTCCTTAAGAAAGCTGGGCTTGCCCACTCTCTCCAGCAGCTCCGGGGCGCTGGAAATACCTCAGAGCTGCTCCCTGCAGGCCACTCTGTATCAGGTTCTTTGCTTATGCCGGGGCGTGAAGCCTCATCCAAAGACGCGAATCACAGCACAGCTTTGAAAGTGATAGAGTCAGACACTCACAGGACAAATACACCAAGGAgatggaagggaagaaataaagaaatccaGCACCTGGAGGAGAGCTTTGTGCCTGTTGCTGTACCCCTAGGTCATCCAAGAGAGCTACAGAAGTACTCCAGTGATTCTGAGAGCACCAGAAGAACTGGCAGTGGTGCATTGCCAAGTGATCAGAAGCTGGAGGAGTTGAAGGCAGAGGAGCCGGGTAACTTCAGCAGCAAAGTAGTGCAGAGGGGCCGAGAGTTCTTTGACAGCAACGGGAACTTCCTGTACAGAATTTGA
- the LOC101000392 gene encoding tubulin polyglutamylase TTLL13P — MESERMEPSTCRTSESEEDYVEKKESEKCVKEEATIPSNSSQQALLKADYKALKNGVPSPIIATKIPKKVIAPVDTGDLEAGRRKRRRKRRSLAINLTNCKYESVRRAAQTCGLKEVGEDEEWTLYWTDCSVSLERVMDMKRFQKINHFPGMTEICRKDLLARNLNRMHKLYPSEYNIFPRTWCLPADYGDFQSYGRQRKARTYICKPDSGCQGRGIFITRNPREIKPGEHMICQQYISKPFLIDGFKFDMRIYVLITSCDPLRIFMYEEGLARFATTPYVEPSHNNLDNVCMHLTNYAINKHNENFVRDGAVGSKRKLSTLNIWLQEHSYNPGELWGDIEDIIIKTIISAHSVLRHNYRTCFPQYLNGGTCACFEILGFDILLDHKLKPWLLEVNHSPSFTTDSRLDQEVKDALLCDAITLVNLRGCDKRKVMEEDKRRIKERLFQCYQQPRESRCARCLACV, encoded by the exons ATGG AATCTGAGAGAATGGAGCCGAGTACCTGTAGGACCAGCGAATCAGAGGAAGACTATGTTGAGAAAAAGGAATCTGAGAAATGTGTTAAAGAGGAAGCTACCATCCCCTCTAACTCTTCACAGCAGGCTCTCTTAAAAGCTGACTATAAGGCATTAAAAAATGGGGTTCCCTCACCCATTATAGCCACAAAAATTCCGAAGAAAGTCATAGCCCCAGTTGACACAGGCGACTTAGAagctgggaggaggaagagaaggcgGAAACGCAG ATCCCTGGCCATCAACCTGACCAACTGCAAGTATGAGAGTG TGCGTCGGGCAGCCCAAACGTGTGGCCtgaaggaggtgggggaggatGAAGAGTGGACTCTGTACTGGACAGACTGCTCTGTCTCGCTGGAACGAGTCATGGACATGAAGAGGTTTCAG AAAATCAACCACTTCCCTGGCATGACAGAAATCTGCCGCAAAGATCTGCTGGCTCGGAACCTCAACCGCATGCACAAACTCTATCCCTCTGAATACAACATCTTCCCCCGCACCTGGTGCCTCCCTGCAGA CTACGGGGACTTCCAGTCCTATGGTCGTCAGCGAAAAGCCCGCACGTATATCTGCAAGCCAGACAGTGGCTGTCAGGGACGTGGCATCTTCATTACCCGAAATCCCCGGGAGATCAAGCCAGGAGAGCATATGATCTGCCAGCAATACATCTCCAAG CCCTTCCTCATTGATGGCTTCAAGTTTGATATGCGAATCTACGTCCTGATCACGTCCTGTGACCCTCTCCGGATCTTCATGTATGAGGAGGGCCTGGCCCGTTTTGCCACCACGCCCTATGTGGAGCCCAGCCATAACAACCTG GACAATGTCTGCATGCACCTGACCAACTATGCTATCAACAAACACAATGAGAATTTTGTCCGGGATGGTGCTGTGGGCAGTAAGAG GAAGCTGTCGACACTCAACATCTGGCTGCAAGAGCACAGCTACAACCCTGGAGAGCTGTGGGGGGACATCGAGGACATCATCATCAAAACCATCATCTCAGCCCATTCTGTTCTACGCCACAACTACCGAACCTGTTTTCCCCAGTATCTGAATGGAGGTACATGTGCCTGTTTTGAGATCCTTGGTTTTGACATCTTGCTGGACCACAAGTTGAAGCCCTGGCTGCTAGAG GTAAACCATTCTCCAAGCTTTACCACTGACTCACGCCTTGATCAAGAGGTAAAGGATGCACTTCTCTGTGATGCTATAACCCTTGTCAACCTCCGGGGCTGTGACAAAAGGAAGGTGATGGAAGAGGATAAGCGCCGAATCAAGGAACGGCTTTTCCAGTGCTACCAACAGCCACGAGAATCGAGGTGTGCTAGGTGTCTGGCATGTGTTTAG
- the GDPGP1 gene encoding GDP-D-glucose phosphorylase 1, whose translation MALPHDSNETSYLLPPNNDDWDRQAIPDFVYGQKDLMAEGIQWPRNAPGVLEALPQSPFDAALCSAWKQRVELGLFRYRLRELQTQILPGAVGFVAQLNVERGVQRRRPQTIKSVRQAFDPEQFNFNKIQPGEVLFRLHREPDLPGTLLQEDILVVINVSPLEWGHVLLVPEPARGLPQRLLPGALRAGIEAVLLSLHPGFRVGFNSLGGLASVNHLHLHGYYLAHRLPVEQAPSEPLDPGGHLHLLQGLPAPGFLFYTRGPGLDLESLICRVCRATDYLTDHEIAHNLFVTRGAPPGKTSPSSALTGVRVILWARKSCFGIKDGEAFNVALCELAGHLPVKTSQDFSSLTEAAAVALIQDCRLPPSQAEEVQAALVALMSQKEQ comes from the coding sequence ATGGCTCTTCCACATGATTCAAACGAAACTTCCTATTTGCTACCTCCAAACAATGACGACTGGGACCGGCAAGCCATTCCTGACTTTGTTTATGGGCAGAAGgatctcatggcagaagggattCAGTGGCCAAGGAACGCACCTGGCGTCCTGGAAGCTCTGCCACAGTCTCCGTTTGATGCTGCACTCTGCTCTGCCTGGAAGCAGCGGGTGGAGCTGGGGCTGTTTCGCTACCGCCTACGGGAGCTACAGACACAAATCCTCCCTGGTGCGGTGGGTTTCGTGGCTCAGCTGAATGTGGAGCGTGGTGTGCAGAGGAGGCGCCCACAGACCATCAAGAGCGTGAGGCAGGCATTTGACCCTGAACAGTTCAACTTCAACAAGATCCAGCCCGGAGAAGTCCTCTTCCGTTTGCACCGGGAGCCTGATCTCCCTGGGACTCTCCTGCAAGAGGACATCCTTGTGGTGATCAACGTCAGCCCCTTGGAGTGGGGCCACGTGCTCCTGGTGCCTGAGCCTGCCCGCGGGCTCCCCCAGCGCCTGCTGCCCGGTGCACTGAGGGCGGGGATTGAGGCTGTACTGCTGAGCTTACACCCAGGCTTCCGTGTCGGCTTCAACAGCCTGGGAGGCTTGGCCTCAGTGAACCACCTCCACCTACATGGCTATTACCTGGCCCACAGACTGCCCGTGGAGCAGGCGCCAAGCGAGCCCCTGGACCCTGGAGGCCATTTGCATCTGCTCCAGGGCCTCCCAGCTCCGGGCTTCCTCTTTTACACTCGTGGGCCAGGGCTGGACTTGGAGTCCTTGATATGCAGGGTATGTCGGGCCACTGATTATCTGACTGACCATGAGATTGCACATAACTTGTTTGTGACCCGGGGAGCTCCGCCAGGAAAGACATCACCTTCCTCAGCCCTCACAGGGGTCCGAGTAATTCTGTGGGCCCGGAAATCCTGCTTTGGGATAAAGGATGGTGAGGCTTTCAACGTTGCCCTCTGTGAGCTGGCTGGGCACCTCCCTGTCAAAACATCCCAGGACTTTAGCAGCCTGACAGAGGCAGCTGCTGTGGCCCTCATTCAGGACTGTCGGCTGCCCCCATCCCAGGCAGAAGAGGTACAGGCAGCACTGGTGGCCCTGATGTCCCAGAAAGAGCAATAA
- the NGRN gene encoding neugrin isoform X1, whose protein sequence is MRVGILGALPSMNAAIPHVPWCHLQPKNFTWTGEPAAINSCSLSMKKAGRRYFSSARIRLTSQGQASRRLEAINRVLAGSVPPTLTPKQGYLLQPERVASDSWTECTLPSMVNSEHRTAKVSLCPASAPVLQRSRALLNINQFSTLKGQKKAIRFQKIRRQMEAPGAPPRTLTREAMEQIRYLREEFPESWSVPRLAEGFNVSTDVIRRVLRSKFVPTLEQKLKQDQKVLKKAGLAHSLQQLRGAGNTSELLPAGHSVSGSLLMPGREASSKDANHSTALKVIESDTHRTNTPRRWKGRNKEIQHLEESFVPVAVPLGHPRELQKYSSDSESTRRTGSGALPSDQKLEELKAEEPGNFSSKVVQRGREFFDSNGNFLYRI, encoded by the exons ATGAGAGTCGG GATCTTAGGGGCACTGCCAAGCATGAATGCTGCAATCCCACATGTTCCCTGGTGCCATCTGCAGCCCAAGAACTTCACCTGGACAGGAGAGCCGGCAGCCATCAACTCCTGTTCATTGTCAATGAAGAAGGCTGGGAGGCGCTATTTTTCCAGTGCCAGAATCAGGCTGACTAGCC AAGGACAAGCCAGCAGAAGGCTAGAAGCCATAAACCGAGTCCTGGCAGGATCAGTGCCACCCACTTTAACCCCAAAGCAGGGCTATCTTCTGCAACCGGAAAGAGTGGCATCTGACTCATGGACTGAATGCACCTTGCCCTCCATGGTAAACTCTGAACACAGAACAGCCAAGGTTTCCCTCTGCCCTGCGTCTGCACCCGTGCTGCAGCGTTCCAGAGCACTCCTCAACATCAATCAGTTCAG CACCCTGAAAGGACAGAAAAAAGCAATCCGATTCCAGAAAATTCGGAGGCAAATGGAGGCGCCTGGTGCCCCGCCCAGAACCCTGACTCGGGAAGCCATGGAGCAGATCCG GTATTTACGTGAGGAATTTCCAGAGTCCTGGTCAGTTCCCAGGTTGGCTGAAGGCTTTAATGTCAGCACTGATGTGATCCGAAGAGTTTTAAGAAGCAAGTTTGTACCCACGTTGGAGCAGAAGCTGAAGCAGGATCAAAAAGTCCTTAAGAAAGCTGGGCTTGCCCACTCTCTCCAGCAGCTCCGGGGCGCTGGAAATACCTCAGAGCTGCTCCCTGCAGGCCACTCTGTATCAGGTTCTTTGCTTATGCCGGGGCGTGAAGCCTCATCCAAAGACGCGAATCACAGCACAGCTTTGAAAGTGATAGAGTCAGACACTCACAGGACAAATACACCAAGGAgatggaagggaagaaataaagaaatccaGCACCTGGAGGAGAGCTTTGTGCCTGTTGCTGTACCCCTAGGTCATCCAAGAGAGCTACAGAAGTACTCCAGTGATTCTGAGAGCACCAGAAGAACTGGCAGTGGTGCATTGCCAAGTGATCAGAAGCTGGAGGAGTTGAAGGCAGAGGAGCCGGGTAACTTCAGCAGCAAAGTAGTGCAGAGGGGCCGAGAGTTCTTTGACAGCAACGGGAACTTCCTGTACAGAATTTGA
- the NGRN gene encoding neugrin isoform X3, translating into MRPQQIVEEEELERMKALLQRETLIRSLGIVEQLTCLQHPGPQGQKKLHESRPKNFTWTGEPAAINSCSLSMKKAGRRYFSSARIRLTSQGQASRRLEAINRVLAGSVPPTLTPKQGYLLQPERVASDSWTECTLPSMVNSEHRTAKVSLCPASAPVLQRSRALLNINQFSTLKGQKKAIRFQKIRRQMEAPGAPPRTLTREAMEQIRYLREEFPESWSVPRLAEGFNVSTDVIRRVLRSKFVPTLEQKLKQDQKVLKKAGLAHSLQQLRGAGNTSELLPAGHSVSGSLLMPGREASSKDANHSTALKVIESDTHRTNTPRRWKGRNKEIQHLEESFVPVAVPLGHPRELQKYSSDSESTRRTGSGALPSDQKLEELKAEEPGNFSSKVVQRGREFFDSNGNFLYRI; encoded by the exons ATGAGGCCTCAACAAATTGTggaagaggaggagctggagcGGATGAAGGCCCTGCTACAAAGGGAGACTCTCATCCGAAGCTTGGGTATTGTAGAGCAGCTCACCTGTCTGCAGCACCCTGGCCCCCAGGGCCAGAAAAAACTTCATGAGAGTCGG CCCAAGAACTTCACCTGGACAGGAGAGCCGGCAGCCATCAACTCCTGTTCATTGTCAATGAAGAAGGCTGGGAGGCGCTATTTTTCCAGTGCCAGAATCAGGCTGACTAGCC AAGGACAAGCCAGCAGAAGGCTAGAAGCCATAAACCGAGTCCTGGCAGGATCAGTGCCACCCACTTTAACCCCAAAGCAGGGCTATCTTCTGCAACCGGAAAGAGTGGCATCTGACTCATGGACTGAATGCACCTTGCCCTCCATGGTAAACTCTGAACACAGAACAGCCAAGGTTTCCCTCTGCCCTGCGTCTGCACCCGTGCTGCAGCGTTCCAGAGCACTCCTCAACATCAATCAGTTCAG CACCCTGAAAGGACAGAAAAAAGCAATCCGATTCCAGAAAATTCGGAGGCAAATGGAGGCGCCTGGTGCCCCGCCCAGAACCCTGACTCGGGAAGCCATGGAGCAGATCCG GTATTTACGTGAGGAATTTCCAGAGTCCTGGTCAGTTCCCAGGTTGGCTGAAGGCTTTAATGTCAGCACTGATGTGATCCGAAGAGTTTTAAGAAGCAAGTTTGTACCCACGTTGGAGCAGAAGCTGAAGCAGGATCAAAAAGTCCTTAAGAAAGCTGGGCTTGCCCACTCTCTCCAGCAGCTCCGGGGCGCTGGAAATACCTCAGAGCTGCTCCCTGCAGGCCACTCTGTATCAGGTTCTTTGCTTATGCCGGGGCGTGAAGCCTCATCCAAAGACGCGAATCACAGCACAGCTTTGAAAGTGATAGAGTCAGACACTCACAGGACAAATACACCAAGGAgatggaagggaagaaataaagaaatccaGCACCTGGAGGAGAGCTTTGTGCCTGTTGCTGTACCCCTAGGTCATCCAAGAGAGCTACAGAAGTACTCCAGTGATTCTGAGAGCACCAGAAGAACTGGCAGTGGTGCATTGCCAAGTGATCAGAAGCTGGAGGAGTTGAAGGCAGAGGAGCCGGGTAACTTCAGCAGCAAAGTAGTGCAGAGGGGCCGAGAGTTCTTTGACAGCAACGGGAACTTCCTGTACAGAATTTGA